A stretch of the Campylobacter concisus genome encodes the following:
- a CDS encoding Rrf2 family transcriptional regulator: protein MQVGIKFSTAIHVILAACFFKDEKVTSEFIAGSINTNPVIVRRLLGTLKAAGLVNVVAGVGGVSLAREPKDITLLQIFNAVNDKEKLFKIHSDSPKACPLGGKIEGLLTNHFL from the coding sequence GTGCAAGTAGGGATTAAGTTTTCAACCGCGATCCATGTAATTTTAGCAGCTTGTTTTTTCAAAGACGAGAAAGTCACGAGCGAATTTATAGCAGGTAGTATAAACACAAATCCTGTCATAGTTAGGCGCCTGCTTGGCACTCTAAAGGCTGCAGGACTTGTGAATGTTGTAGCTGGAGTTGGTGGTGTGAGTCTTGCGAGAGAGCCAAAAGATATAACCCTCCTTCAAATTTTTAACGCAGTAAATGATAAAGAAAAACTTTTTAAGATCCACTCTGACTCACCTAAAGCCTGCCCGCTTGGTGGCAAGATCGAAGGCCTCTTAACCAACCACTTCCTAAA